A single Oncorhynchus mykiss isolate Arlee chromosome 24, USDA_OmykA_1.1, whole genome shotgun sequence DNA region contains:
- the LOC110503331 gene encoding olfactory receptor 11A1-like codes for MENSTQFTSFMLAGYSDSGHLKYFYLIILTVLYISIVFANIVLIMVICMERSLHEPMYLFLCSLFVNELYGSTALFPALMIHLVSDAHSVSTVYCYLQIFCMYTYGSMEFCNLSVMSYDRYLAICYPLQYNVIMTPNRVCFLICVIWLYPFAKSIITLFLTIRLKLCGNVIDKVYCDNYLVVKLACSTSDTTVNNIYGLYSLVLSVVVPLITILFSYIKILTICLKSSIETRQKAFSTCTPHLASLLNFSFGCFLNLLQSRFDSPMRNVPTVLHTILSVYFLMCQPLLNPIMYGVRMTKIRQACKYILPVGLYPKT; via the coding sequence ATGGAAAACTCAACACAATTCACATCATTTATGCTAGCTGGATATAGTGACAGTGGACACTTAAAGTACTTCTATTTGATTATATTAACTGTGTTATACATCTCCATAGTCTTTGCGAACATTGTGCTTATTATGGTTATATGTATGGAGAGAAGCCTTCATGAACCCATGTATCTGTTTCTGTGCAGTTTGTTTGTGAATGAGTTGTATGGTAGCACTGCTTTGTTTCCTGCTCTTATGATTCATTTGGTTTCAGATGCCCATTCAGTTTCCACTGTGTACTGTTACCTACAGATCTTTTGCATGTACACATATGGATCTATGGAATTCTGCAATTTATCAGTCATGTCCTATGACAGGTACCTTGCTATATGTTATCCACTACAGTATAATGTCATCATGACACCCAACAGGGTGTGTTTTTTAATTTGTGTAATATGGTTGTACCCTTTTGCAAAAAGCATCATAACACTTTTTTTAACTATTCGTTTGAAATTGTGTGGGAACGTTATAGACAAAGTGTACTGTGACAACTACCTGGTAGTGAAACTTGCTTGTTCAACTTCAGACACAACAGTTAATAACATCTATGGACTCTACAGTCTTGTTTTGTCTGTTGTTGTCCCTTTAATTACTATTTTGTTTTCTTATATTAAGATTCTGACTATTTGTTTGAAATCTTCCATTGAGACCAGACAGAAAGCTTTCAGCACCTGTACTCCTCATCTGGCCTCGCTGCTCAACTTCTCTTTCGGCTGTTTCTTAAATCTGCTCCAGAGTAGATTTGATAGCCCTATGAGAAATGTTCCAACTGTACTTCACACTATTTTATCAGTGTACTTTCTGATGTGCCAGCCACTTTTGAACCCTATTATGTATGGCGTTAGGATGACTAAAATCAGACAGGCTTGTAAATACATACTACCTGTAGGTCTGTACCCTAAAACATAA